In a genomic window of Occallatibacter riparius:
- a CDS encoding efflux transporter outer membrane subunit, with protein MFPELTSKTTRRVSGVVIVTIAASVLSGCRVGPNYKRPDLATPQQFRGAMAPDVRMNTGPQSIGDDQWPAVFQDPALVRLIHEALTSNLDLHIAAQRVLEARAQVGITHSEQFPSVNAGGSYSALQVPSGFAGTSNNGKQNASFFNGGGPSASAAWNLDFWGLYRRQTEAARAELLASEWGQRAVQTNLIQDVALAYFNLRALDAQLEITKSTIEARKESLRLTQTLEQHGAGSLADVRQAEELLHTAQANLPELRRQIAVEENAISILLGRDPGTIDRGLPIDQQAHPLEVPVGVPSQLLQRRPDIQQAEAKLIAANARIGAARAQYFPQISLTSLGGSASNQLSTVLSGANAYWYAAGSLSQPIFDGGRIRSNYHLTQAQEQETLITYRKTILGALKDVSDSLVAYNETRERREEEAEHVKSATDAVRLARLRYSGGNASYLEVLTTDTDLYSAQLLLAQAQQQEASSLVQLYAALGGGWQQTQ; from the coding sequence ATGTTTCCGGAACTGACATCGAAGACCACACGAAGAGTATCGGGCGTCGTCATTGTGACGATTGCTGCATCGGTTCTGAGCGGCTGCAGGGTGGGCCCAAATTACAAGCGTCCCGACCTCGCGACACCGCAGCAGTTTCGGGGCGCAATGGCTCCCGATGTTCGGATGAACACCGGGCCGCAGTCGATTGGCGATGACCAGTGGCCGGCGGTATTTCAGGATCCAGCTCTCGTGCGGCTGATCCATGAAGCGCTGACGAGTAATCTCGATCTCCACATCGCCGCTCAGCGCGTGCTCGAAGCCAGAGCACAAGTGGGCATCACTCACTCTGAGCAATTTCCGTCTGTAAATGCCGGCGGAAGCTACAGCGCACTTCAGGTGCCCTCTGGCTTTGCAGGCACGAGTAACAACGGTAAGCAGAACGCTTCGTTCTTCAATGGCGGTGGCCCCAGCGCCTCCGCTGCGTGGAACCTGGATTTCTGGGGGCTCTATCGAAGGCAGACTGAAGCCGCACGGGCTGAACTTCTGGCGAGTGAATGGGGCCAACGGGCGGTGCAGACGAACTTGATTCAGGATGTAGCCCTCGCCTACTTCAATCTACGAGCCCTCGATGCGCAGTTAGAAATCACGAAAAGTACGATTGAGGCACGAAAAGAATCGCTGCGTTTGACCCAAACCCTTGAGCAGCACGGCGCAGGCTCGCTCGCGGATGTAAGACAGGCAGAAGAGCTGCTTCACACCGCGCAGGCAAACCTGCCTGAATTGCGCCGCCAGATCGCCGTAGAAGAAAACGCGATCAGTATCCTTTTGGGACGTGATCCAGGCACCATCGACCGCGGACTCCCCATTGACCAGCAGGCCCATCCGCTGGAGGTGCCGGTTGGCGTGCCTTCGCAGTTGCTCCAGCGGCGACCAGACATCCAGCAGGCCGAGGCGAAGCTTATAGCCGCCAACGCGCGAATTGGCGCGGCCCGGGCGCAATACTTCCCGCAGATCTCCCTTACCAGCTTGGGCGGTTCTGCAAGCAATCAACTGAGCACGGTGCTTTCAGGCGCCAATGCATACTGGTATGCGGCCGGATCTCTTTCGCAACCTATCTTCGACGGCGGACGCATTCGTAGCAACTATCACCTGACTCAAGCGCAGGAACAGGAAACGCTGATTACATACCGCAAGACCATACTGGGCGCACTCAAGGATGTGTCCGACTCTCTGGTTGCGTACAACGAAACCAGGGAGCGTCGCGAAGAAGAGGCGGAGCACGTCAAGTCCGCAACGGATGCGGTTCGACTCGCTCGGCTGCGCTATTCAGGGGGCAATGCCAGCTACCTCGAGGTGCTAACCACCGACACCGACCTCTATTCGGCGCAACTGCTTTTGGCCCAGGCACAACAGCAGGAAGCGTCCTCGCTGGTGCAGCTATACGCTGCGTTAGGTGGCGGGTGGCAGCAAACCCAATGA
- a CDS encoding HEAT repeat domain-containing protein — MISTILRSIAIAAATTIMVAAAAPQAGPGDQSRWSLEFRVRMEQSSTPPIDVHIAGEWISTISAVYPGRYEAQLRLDNVHCIGDAVQKAPAAAVAELEARLSRPFWATYRSDGGLIEIHFYRDSTPSDRNLLLMMASELQLVRPPDSRSSWTSEERDGAGEYSALYLVPQPDRILKRKLKYTHTDGVAGAPTDAVHVAVDQSDISFSLNPDRNVAGIDGTDRIRFDLSTNQAQQLAAVTEFHLGNLRTTHVPELIGSLERARPQLSSSAIVTQRPDAARVRAEADDRLLDGYATDALLAAAFTKDGGTAASPDRLTALFRRRPEAARAAASLLQSKGRNRVITNALGASGSSSAVEVLSALAHDTSLPQDLRVDAVVAFVQMQHPPLKAMSVLQDLMQDPNPAVRSAARMMSGALARAGRPEHEAEADAIDVLLIALYSGARDTGEKSELLGALGNSVGPAVIPVIEEALSDERVSIRGAAARALRLAPGIKTDRLLAAAITSDQDAAVRADAIFAVRFRHPLTEQLADALLQAASTDKVEYVRSDALAVLRLNPTASARIPETLERIAKLDTAPGIRRQAREALTSLSLTAANHR; from the coding sequence ATGATCAGTACCATTCTTAGATCGATTGCGATCGCCGCCGCCACCACCATCATGGTGGCGGCGGCAGCCCCGCAGGCCGGGCCCGGCGACCAGTCCCGCTGGTCGCTGGAATTCCGCGTCCGCATGGAACAAAGCTCCACGCCGCCGATCGATGTCCACATCGCAGGCGAATGGATTTCAACTATCTCCGCTGTATACCCTGGTCGATATGAAGCGCAGCTAAGACTGGATAACGTCCATTGCATCGGAGATGCAGTGCAGAAGGCGCCCGCGGCCGCGGTGGCCGAACTCGAGGCACGCCTTTCGCGTCCCTTCTGGGCAACCTATCGCAGCGACGGAGGGCTGATCGAGATACATTTCTATCGCGATAGCACTCCGTCTGACCGCAACCTGCTGCTGATGATGGCGAGCGAGTTGCAACTCGTCCGACCTCCCGACTCACGAAGTTCCTGGACTTCTGAGGAACGCGATGGCGCGGGTGAATACTCGGCGCTTTACCTGGTGCCGCAGCCGGACCGCATCCTCAAGCGCAAGCTGAAGTACACCCATACCGACGGGGTCGCGGGGGCTCCCACAGATGCAGTCCACGTAGCTGTTGATCAGTCGGATATCAGCTTCTCGTTGAATCCGGATCGAAATGTGGCAGGAATCGACGGCACCGACCGTATTCGCTTCGATCTCTCGACCAATCAAGCGCAACAGTTGGCCGCCGTTACCGAATTTCATCTTGGCAATCTTCGTACCACGCACGTCCCGGAACTGATCGGCAGCCTCGAACGCGCCCGCCCTCAGCTTTCGAGTTCCGCAATCGTCACGCAGCGCCCCGATGCCGCTCGGGTGCGTGCGGAGGCCGACGACCGGCTCCTCGATGGTTACGCCACCGACGCACTGCTCGCGGCCGCATTTACCAAAGACGGCGGCACGGCGGCCTCCCCTGATCGCCTCACCGCACTCTTCCGCCGTCGCCCTGAAGCAGCCCGAGCAGCGGCTTCCCTCCTTCAAAGCAAGGGCCGGAATCGCGTCATTACCAACGCGCTTGGCGCCTCAGGCTCATCTTCAGCCGTAGAGGTCCTCTCAGCTCTCGCACACGATACGTCTCTGCCACAGGACCTGCGCGTCGACGCAGTCGTTGCGTTCGTGCAGATGCAGCACCCGCCGCTCAAAGCGATGAGCGTTCTTCAAGACCTGATGCAGGACCCCAACCCGGCCGTCCGATCCGCGGCGCGGATGATGAGCGGCGCCCTCGCCCGCGCCGGCCGGCCGGAGCATGAAGCGGAAGCCGATGCCATTGACGTTTTACTGATCGCCCTTTACAGCGGCGCTCGTGACACGGGTGAGAAGTCTGAGTTGCTGGGCGCACTGGGCAACAGCGTTGGCCCTGCGGTGATTCCAGTTATCGAGGAAGCCTTGAGCGATGAACGCGTTTCGATTCGCGGTGCCGCGGCTCGCGCACTCCGGCTGGCACCCGGCATAAAGACCGATCGACTGCTCGCAGCCGCCATCACTTCCGATCAGGATGCAGCCGTTCGCGCCGACGCCATTTTCGCCGTCCGCTTCCGCCATCCATTGACGGAGCAGCTTGCGGATGCGCTCCTGCAAGCGGCAAGCACAGACAAGGTGGAGTATGTGCGCAGTGATGCTCTGGCAGTGCTTCGCTTGAACCCGACCGCCTCAGCAAGGATCCCTGAAACCCTGGAGAGGATCGCGAAGCTCGATACTGCTCCGGGCATTCGACGCCAGGCCAGAGAAGCACTGACGAGTCTTTCACTCACAGCTGCGAATCACCGTTAG
- a CDS encoding sigma-70 family RNA polymerase sigma factor, with protein sequence MHTHKEEQISALLQAWSSGDQDALEQLTPIVYDELRRLARHFLRNERAHITLQTTALVNEAYLKMVDFKRMRFKDRAHFFAVSAQLMRRILVDHSRRRNLKRGGNVPHVSIEDTNALAPEHPIDLILLDNALHALAQFDSRKARVVELRFFGGLSVEETAEILSVSSITVMRDWNTARAWLYREMSGACSESAGP encoded by the coding sequence TTGCATACGCATAAGGAGGAACAGATCAGCGCGCTGCTCCAGGCATGGAGCAGCGGCGATCAGGACGCGTTGGAGCAACTGACTCCGATCGTTTATGACGAGCTGCGCCGTCTGGCCCGGCACTTCCTTAGGAATGAGCGCGCCCACATCACCCTTCAGACAACGGCCCTGGTGAACGAAGCGTATCTGAAAATGGTCGACTTCAAGCGCATGCGCTTCAAGGACCGCGCGCACTTCTTTGCCGTGTCGGCGCAACTGATGCGACGCATCCTGGTGGATCATTCCCGCCGCCGCAATTTAAAACGCGGGGGCAATGTGCCCCACGTTTCCATCGAAGACACGAATGCGCTCGCGCCCGAACATCCGATTGACTTGATTCTGCTCGATAATGCGCTGCACGCGCTGGCCCAATTCGACTCCCGAAAGGCGAGGGTGGTCGAGCTGCGCTTTTTCGGAGGTTTGAGCGTGGAGGAGACGGCCGAAATCCTGAGTGTCTCCTCCATTACTGTTATGCGCGACTGGAATACCGCGCGAGCCTGGCTATATCGCGAAATGAGCGGCGCGTGCTCTGAATCAGCGGGTCCGTGA
- a CDS encoding serine/threonine-protein kinase: MKIERWKVIDSLLQSALELAPGDREQFLSQACIEDASLKDEIISLLTSYRKAGEFLETPALEVAARELSLEADALPTAPLAGQIISHYRILKMIGSGGMGTVWLAERCDGRFERKVAIKFIHLALLDGSAAARFKREGAILGRLAHPSIAELIDAGLTSIGEPFLVLELVEGRAIDDYCDRNRLGVEPRILLFLDVLAAVSHAHSNLIVHRDIKPSNVLVRNDGQVKLLDFGIAKAIEDGTEAGAATPLNTQTGAALTPLFAAPEQVTEGPITTATDIYTLGVLLYLLLTGQHPAGPGPHSPAHLIKTIVDQEPPRPSDAVFLISPEGAANRSATPQKLRRQLRGDLDTIVSKAMKKIPSERYTSVLAFADDLRRHLEHKPVAARPDSLGYRTSRFVRRNFAMVAVGAVALLAIVAGVSAIVIQGRMAQKERDFAFRQLARVHQHDDFLEFLLSDAAPMGKPFTVNTLLERAEHIVEKQKDSTGKLDLMEWIGSDYGVQDLHGMAKPILERAYAISRQSSDPSVRAAGSCSLAAELARDEDLDRAEALIEEGLTALPNDQQYVLDRVVCLRDGSEVARQRGAVTVAVNRMETAKRTMSGSPFDSDDLESTISLDLASMYSEAGRDQDALDEFQRAAALMTKTGRDETQTAMVLYSGLALELDQVGRPLEAEKWDRKAIDISRDGANEDAVPAMVLNNYGRVLRQLNRLPEAADHVERAHKKAVQTQDELVVNQSLLELARIYRLQHNLRRAETVLNEVEPRLAKMLPPGHYAFSAVPTERGLIALEKKDSAAALQFMNQAIATLEATVNHGGNGSFALPGVYLNRSMIYLAMQRPDLAEADASHARALLESKEHVHGNTSKLGSANLAEARALAAEGRMTEARTAASQALVQFEGSIGADHPDALAARRLTQ, from the coding sequence ATGAAAATCGAGCGCTGGAAAGTTATCGACAGTCTGCTGCAGTCGGCGCTGGAACTTGCGCCCGGCGACCGCGAACAGTTTCTCTCCCAGGCCTGCATTGAGGATGCGTCGCTGAAGGACGAGATCATTTCGCTGCTGACTTCATATAGAAAAGCCGGGGAGTTCCTGGAAACTCCGGCCTTAGAGGTCGCCGCACGCGAGCTTTCGTTGGAGGCGGACGCGCTTCCCACCGCTCCTCTCGCGGGGCAGATCATTTCGCACTATCGCATCTTGAAGATGATCGGCAGTGGCGGCATGGGAACCGTCTGGCTCGCCGAACGCTGCGATGGCCGGTTTGAGCGGAAGGTCGCCATCAAGTTTATTCACCTGGCGTTGCTCGACGGGTCCGCAGCTGCACGATTCAAGCGGGAAGGAGCGATTCTCGGCCGGCTGGCGCACCCCTCTATCGCCGAGCTTATCGACGCGGGTCTCACCTCGATCGGAGAGCCGTTTCTGGTCCTGGAACTCGTTGAAGGGCGGGCGATCGACGACTACTGCGACAGGAACAGGCTTGGCGTGGAACCGCGCATCCTGCTCTTCCTTGATGTGCTCGCCGCGGTCTCGCACGCGCACAGCAACCTCATTGTTCACCGCGATATCAAGCCCTCGAATGTGCTGGTGAGAAATGATGGCCAGGTCAAACTACTCGACTTCGGCATCGCCAAGGCGATTGAGGATGGCACTGAAGCCGGTGCCGCGACCCCACTCAACACGCAAACCGGAGCGGCGCTTACGCCTTTATTCGCAGCGCCCGAGCAGGTCACGGAAGGCCCCATCACCACGGCCACCGATATTTACACGCTGGGTGTACTGCTTTATCTGCTGCTGACAGGCCAGCATCCCGCCGGTCCAGGACCGCATTCTCCGGCACACCTGATCAAGACAATCGTTGACCAGGAACCGCCACGCCCCTCCGATGCCGTCTTCTTGATCTCACCGGAAGGAGCTGCAAATCGTTCCGCAACTCCGCAAAAGTTGCGCCGCCAATTGCGTGGGGATCTGGACACAATTGTCAGCAAGGCCATGAAGAAGATCCCGTCCGAGCGCTACACCTCCGTGCTCGCGTTTGCCGACGACCTGCGGCGCCACTTGGAACACAAACCGGTGGCGGCACGACCGGATTCGCTCGGATACCGGACATCCAGGTTCGTGCGCCGCAACTTTGCCATGGTGGCCGTGGGTGCGGTCGCACTCTTAGCCATCGTGGCGGGCGTCTCCGCCATCGTGATTCAGGGGCGTATGGCGCAAAAGGAGCGCGATTTCGCCTTCCGCCAGCTCGCGCGTGTTCACCAGCACGACGATTTCCTGGAGTTCCTGCTGTCCGATGCCGCGCCCATGGGAAAACCATTCACGGTTAACACCCTGCTCGAGCGGGCGGAACACATTGTCGAAAAGCAAAAGGACTCAACCGGGAAGCTCGATCTGATGGAGTGGATTGGGTCTGACTACGGGGTACAAGACTTGCACGGAATGGCCAAACCTATTCTCGAACGCGCCTACGCTATCTCGCGACAGTCGAGTGATCCAAGTGTTCGCGCCGCGGGTTCGTGCTCTCTGGCAGCCGAACTGGCGCGCGACGAGGATCTCGATCGGGCCGAAGCGCTGATCGAGGAAGGACTAACAGCCTTGCCCAATGACCAGCAGTACGTGCTCGACAGGGTCGTATGCCTGCGCGATGGAAGCGAAGTTGCAAGGCAAAGGGGAGCAGTCACGGTTGCCGTAAACCGCATGGAGACCGCAAAGAGGACAATGAGCGGCTCGCCTTTCGATTCCGATGATCTGGAATCGACTATCTCGCTTGATCTTGCCTCCATGTACAGCGAAGCGGGGCGCGATCAGGATGCCCTCGACGAGTTTCAACGTGCCGCCGCGCTCATGACGAAGACCGGTCGCGATGAGACCCAGACGGCCATGGTTCTATACAGCGGACTGGCCCTGGAACTCGATCAGGTGGGGCGTCCTCTGGAAGCAGAGAAATGGGACCGGAAGGCCATCGACATAAGCCGCGACGGCGCTAACGAGGATGCAGTCCCGGCCATGGTGCTCAACAATTACGGGCGTGTACTGCGGCAACTGAACCGCCTGCCGGAAGCGGCAGATCATGTGGAGCGCGCACATAAGAAGGCCGTGCAGACGCAGGACGAACTCGTCGTGAATCAGTCGCTGCTGGAACTGGCACGCATCTATCGCCTGCAACACAACCTTCGCCGCGCTGAGACCGTTCTGAACGAAGTCGAACCTCGGTTGGCCAAAATGCTCCCGCCCGGCCACTACGCCTTTTCGGCGGTTCCCACTGAGCGAGGGCTGATTGCGCTGGAGAAGAAGGATTCGGCCGCCGCGCTTCAATTCATGAACCAGGCCATCGCAACGCTCGAAGCTACCGTCAACCATGGTGGAAACGGGAGTTTCGCGTTACCCGGTGTTTACCTGAATCGATCCATGATCTACCTTGCGATGCAGCGTCCCGACCTGGCTGAAGCTGACGCATCCCACGCGCGCGCGTTGCTGGAGTCGAAAGAGCATGTTCACGGGAACACGAGCAAACTAGGCTCCGCAAATCTGGCCGAGGCCCGTGCGTTGGCCGCCGAAGGCCGGATGACGGAAGCGCGAACTGCGGCATCGCAGGCACTGGTGCAGTTCGAAGGTTCGATAGGCGCCGATCATCCCGATGCATTGGCGGCACGCCGCCTGACTCAGTAA
- a CDS encoding GH92 family glycosyl hydrolase: MLNRRRFLAVASAAAGAAIVNKSVPAAAQSPVSAASSSEDLVRYVNVFIGTGGHGHCFPGATVPFGAVQFSPDTGIRDWDWSSGYHHDDTTLMGFSHTHLSGTGVGDMLDLLLVPRTGNVVLEPGTDPEARKNPEGTYRSHFSHDDEHGEAGYYSVLTRSSGGNKIKTELTATERTGLARFTFPTGEPAHILLDWHHVYGTESEVKSAELSVVSDTLVMGGRRVNKWAPDREIYFATEFSSKPSKVEVFVDDKPSDDRSVDGRNLKVAFHFEPGSTVLVKSGISMVSASNALGNLRKEQPGFDFEAIRAAARRMWQHELSRIRVEDPSEERKTIFYSSLYHMMCAPTLADDCNGQYRGLDKQIHQLAAGEHNYSTYSLWDTYRALHPSFTLWQRDRVPRLVNCLIRMGEESIYGFPIWPLQDGETYCMPGYHAASVMAEACVKKIPGIDWKRAYATMRKRNMDDDYMGLPDYRRMGYIPADSGGESIGKLVEYVYCDWACSHVADATGHPQDGEIQRRRSQNYKNVFDKQTQFIRPKLASGEWIPNFDPKATGHIPHHRDYTEANAWQSTFFIQHDVKGYMHLFGGREPFAAKLDRLFTEQPGVTNEVVADMTGNIGQYVHGNEPSHHITYLYAWAGQPWKTQERVREILLTHYRNDYDGLDGNEDCGQMSAWFVMSAMGLYAVDPVSATYVLSAPLFQRVTLALGDGRELVIEAKSSGGNREQDKYIQSVALNGKAHDRLWVRHDDLANGAHLVFTLGSTPNKLLGADEAAMPPSLTV, translated from the coding sequence ATGCTCAATCGTCGTAGGTTTCTCGCCGTTGCTTCTGCCGCCGCTGGCGCAGCCATCGTCAACAAGAGCGTTCCCGCTGCGGCGCAGAGCCCGGTCTCCGCCGCGTCCTCATCTGAGGACCTCGTCCGCTACGTGAACGTGTTTATCGGCACGGGGGGACACGGCCACTGCTTTCCCGGAGCCACTGTGCCCTTCGGCGCTGTGCAGTTCAGTCCCGATACCGGTATTCGCGATTGGGACTGGTCGTCTGGATATCACCACGACGACACCACGCTCATGGGCTTCAGTCACACACACCTCAGTGGAACCGGCGTGGGCGACATGCTCGATTTGCTGCTTGTGCCGCGCACCGGCAATGTCGTCCTTGAGCCTGGCACCGATCCTGAAGCCCGCAAGAATCCGGAAGGCACTTACCGGTCGCACTTTTCGCATGACGACGAACACGGTGAGGCGGGCTACTACTCGGTGCTCACCCGAAGTTCGGGCGGCAACAAAATCAAGACTGAGCTCACCGCCACGGAACGCACTGGCTTGGCCCGCTTCACGTTTCCCACTGGCGAACCTGCACACATTCTCCTCGATTGGCATCACGTCTACGGAACAGAGAGCGAAGTCAAATCCGCAGAGCTCTCCGTTGTCAGCGATACCCTTGTGATGGGAGGCCGCCGGGTCAACAAATGGGCTCCGGACCGAGAGATCTACTTCGCCACGGAATTTTCCTCGAAGCCCTCCAAGGTAGAAGTGTTCGTCGATGACAAGCCTTCCGACGACCGCAGCGTTGACGGGCGAAATCTCAAGGTCGCGTTCCACTTCGAGCCGGGCTCAACTGTGCTGGTGAAATCGGGCATCTCCATGGTCAGCGCCTCGAACGCTCTCGGCAATCTGCGTAAAGAGCAGCCGGGGTTCGATTTCGAAGCTATCCGTGCTGCGGCGCGGCGAATGTGGCAGCATGAGTTGTCGCGCATCCGTGTGGAGGACCCGAGTGAAGAGCGCAAGACCATCTTCTACTCCAGCCTCTATCACATGATGTGCGCGCCAACCCTGGCAGATGACTGCAATGGCCAGTACCGCGGGCTCGATAAGCAGATTCACCAGCTCGCCGCCGGCGAGCACAACTACAGCACTTACTCCCTTTGGGATACCTATCGCGCCCTTCATCCCTCATTCACTCTGTGGCAGCGCGATCGCGTGCCTCGCCTGGTGAACTGCCTCATCCGCATGGGCGAGGAAAGCATCTACGGATTTCCCATCTGGCCCCTCCAGGATGGCGAAACATACTGCATGCCCGGGTACCACGCGGCCAGCGTCATGGCGGAAGCGTGCGTTAAAAAGATCCCCGGCATTGACTGGAAGCGCGCCTATGCCACAATGCGCAAGCGCAATATGGACGACGACTACATGGGCCTTCCTGATTATCGGCGCATGGGTTACATCCCCGCAGATAGCGGAGGAGAATCGATCGGCAAACTGGTGGAGTATGTCTATTGCGACTGGGCATGCTCCCACGTTGCTGACGCTACCGGCCACCCTCAGGACGGGGAGATCCAGCGCCGGCGGTCGCAGAACTACAAAAACGTGTTTGACAAGCAAACGCAGTTCATCCGGCCGAAACTTGCGAGCGGGGAATGGATTCCGAATTTTGATCCCAAGGCCACCGGTCACATTCCGCACCATCGCGACTACACCGAGGCCAATGCCTGGCAGAGCACCTTCTTTATCCAGCACGATGTGAAGGGTTACATGCATCTGTTCGGCGGACGCGAGCCGTTTGCGGCAAAGCTTGACCGGCTCTTCACGGAACAGCCCGGCGTCACCAACGAAGTGGTTGCCGACATGACTGGGAATATCGGCCAATACGTCCACGGCAACGAGCCGAGCCACCACATTACATATCTGTACGCCTGGGCCGGCCAGCCCTGGAAGACGCAGGAACGGGTACGCGAAATTCTGCTCACGCATTACCGCAACGACTACGACGGTCTCGACGGAAACGAAGACTGTGGCCAGATGTCCGCGTGGTTTGTCATGAGCGCCATGGGCCTGTACGCAGTCGATCCGGTCAGTGCGACCTATGTGCTTTCAGCGCCGCTATTCCAGCGCGTCACCCTTGCTCTCGGCGACGGACGCGAACTCGTGATTGAAGCCAAATCGTCCGGCGGGAACCGAGAGCAGGACAAATATATCCAGTCCGTCGCCTTGAACGGCAAAGCGCACGACCGTCTCTGGGTTCGCCACGATGATCTCGCGAATGGCGCGCATCTGGTATTTACGCTTGGATCCACGCCCAACAAGTTGTTAGGCGCGGACGAGGCTGCCATGCCGCCATCTCTGACCGTGTAG
- a CDS encoding TIM-barrel domain-containing protein, with protein sequence MNRRNLLKGSAVALATCAASKISGQPAQGGALPLPAFVPALPGIWKATIGAPEAFTHVSSRTIPPDVAALQRMSAPPEPPIALSSAVIEPRGCRITLPLAAHENIFGFGLQLLSFAQRGKKKTIRVNADPRLDTGDSHAPVPLYISTRGYAVFVDTCRYASFYCGDARRKPGKPSSAAQLGVPTPDSLRNLPSEEPGEITVEIPRAAGVDVYVFGGPTMLDAVRRYNLFSGNGVEPPEWGLGFWYRAVGSADAKQVLAIASDLRDSKIPCDVLGLEPGWQSHAYSCSFAWDKGRFPDPPAFVADVARLKYRMNLWEHAFTHPSSPIFEQLQPHSGDYGVWGGLVPDFAAPPARDIFGDYHGKTLIDIGIDGFKLDECDNSDFTRGWSFPEFSRFPSGVDGEQMHQVFGLRYQDAILQQFRQRNKPTYSLVRSSGALAAPYPFVLYSDLYDHRDFVRALVNSGFSGLLWCPEVRDAVSEQDLIRRLQTVVFSPLAMVNAWYIKNPPWKQIDQKKNNAGDLAEGWQQLEARCRSIIEWRMRLLPYLRGVFARYALDGTPPFRALTLDFPDDESLHAVDDQYMVGDRMLVAPLFAGEESRKVVLPRGNWHDFWTGESVEGGRSFTVPASYENIPVYVKAGSVVPLGGTALTTDDPATRDLTVAVFGDGSLPWKLDGPSGFEVRSTGPGRVADRGLGTKPHGYRVVNVKQMTKT encoded by the coding sequence GTGAATCGCAGAAATCTCTTGAAAGGCTCGGCTGTCGCACTCGCCACCTGCGCCGCTTCCAAAATCAGCGGCCAACCAGCGCAGGGCGGGGCCCTCCCATTGCCTGCGTTCGTTCCTGCCCTGCCCGGCATCTGGAAGGCTACGATCGGCGCGCCGGAGGCTTTCACGCATGTCTCCAGTCGCACGATCCCGCCCGATGTTGCCGCACTCCAGCGGATGAGCGCTCCCCCAGAGCCGCCGATTGCGCTAAGCAGCGCGGTGATTGAACCGCGCGGATGCCGCATCACCCTGCCGCTGGCAGCCCACGAAAACATCTTCGGCTTCGGCCTGCAACTCCTTTCGTTCGCACAGCGCGGGAAAAAGAAAACCATTCGCGTCAACGCCGATCCGCGGCTCGATACCGGCGACTCGCACGCGCCGGTACCGCTCTACATCAGTACGCGCGGTTACGCAGTATTTGTGGACACCTGTCGCTATGCCAGCTTTTATTGCGGCGACGCCAGGCGGAAGCCGGGAAAGCCCTCGTCTGCAGCGCAGTTGGGGGTTCCCACGCCTGACTCGCTGCGCAATCTGCCGTCGGAAGAGCCCGGGGAGATCACAGTCGAAATTCCCCGCGCTGCAGGCGTGGATGTGTACGTTTTCGGCGGTCCGACGATGCTCGACGCTGTCCGCCGCTACAATCTCTTCTCCGGAAACGGCGTAGAACCGCCAGAGTGGGGACTTGGGTTCTGGTATCGTGCGGTGGGGTCGGCCGATGCGAAGCAGGTTCTCGCCATTGCCAGCGATCTGCGCGACAGCAAGATTCCCTGCGATGTGCTCGGACTCGAACCGGGATGGCAAAGCCATGCCTATTCCTGCTCCTTCGCATGGGACAAGGGGCGCTTCCCTGATCCACCCGCATTCGTTGCCGATGTAGCGCGTCTCAAGTACCGCATGAACTTATGGGAGCACGCGTTTACCCACCCGTCTTCGCCCATCTTCGAACAACTTCAGCCGCACTCGGGCGATTATGGAGTGTGGGGCGGCCTCGTACCTGATTTCGCGGCTCCGCCCGCCCGCGACATCTTCGGCGATTACCACGGCAAGACGCTCATCGATATCGGGATCGACGGCTTCAAACTCGACGAGTGCGACAACTCCGACTTCACGCGCGGCTGGTCATTCCCTGAGTTCTCGCGATTCCCATCCGGCGTGGACGGCGAGCAGATGCACCAGGTCTTTGGCCTCCGTTACCAGGACGCGATTCTCCAGCAATTCCGGCAAAGGAACAAGCCCACCTACAGCCTCGTACGATCCAGTGGCGCTCTCGCCGCGCCCTACCCGTTCGTGCTCTACAGCGACTTGTACGATCACCGCGACTTCGTGCGCGCACTTGTCAATTCCGGATTCAGCGGCCTGCTGTGGTGCCCAGAGGTGCGCGATGCCGTCAGTGAGCAGGACCTGATTCGCCGTCTGCAGACCGTGGTTTTTTCGCCGCTTGCGATGGTCAACGCGTGGTATATCAAAAATCCGCCGTGGAAGCAGATCGATCAGAAGAAGAACAATGCCGGGGATCTCGCCGAAGGATGGCAGCAACTGGAGGCCCGCTGCCGCAGCATCATCGAGTGGCGCATGCGCTTGCTCCCTTACCTGCGCGGCGTCTTCGCGCGTTACGCCCTTGACGGCACTCCTCCTTTCCGCGCGCTCACGCTCGACTTCCCCGATGACGAGAGCCTGCACGCGGTCGATGATCAGTACATGGTGGGGGACAGAATGCTTGTGGCGCCTCTCTTTGCCGGAGAGGAGTCGCGCAAGGTTGTGCTTCCCCGAGGCAATTGGCACGACTTCTGGACCGGAGAGTCCGTCGAGGGCGGCCGCTCCTTCACCGTGCCGGCTTCCTATGAGAACATTCCGGTTTACGTGAAGGCCGGCTCCGTTGTCCCGTTGGGCGGGACCGCTCTAACAACAGATGACCCGGCAACACGCGACCTGACTGTGGCCGTATTCGGAGACGGCTCGCTGCCCTGGAAACTCGACGGTCCTTCCGGCTTCGAGGTTCGCTCCACAGGCCCCGGCAGAGTCGCCGATCGAGGCCTGGGGACAAAGCCGCACGGTTATCGTGTCGTAAACGTGAAACAGATGACCAAGACCTAG